CACATCGTCACGGACGGGGAGGACCCGGGGGCCGTGCCCGTGCTGCTGCGCTACGACCCCGACGCCGATCCGCGGTCGGTCCGCGTCGCACTGCCCGGCCCGCACGAGTGGACCTTCCCCCGCGCGCTGCTGGAGCGCGGGCTGCGGACGCCGGCCGGGAGCGGAGACGTCCGGGTCTGGCCCTGCGGACGCGTCCAGGCCATCGTGGAGTTCCACTCCGAGCGCGGTGTCGCGGTGGTGCAGTTCGAGACCAGGACGCTGCTGCGGTTCCTCCGCCGCACCCACACGGCGGAGCCGGTCCACAGCTGATCAGCCACCCGCCCGCAGCAGCGCCGCCACGATCGGGCCGGCCGTGTCGCCGCCGTGGCCGCCCGCCTGCACCACGCCCGCCGCGGCGAGGTCGCCCCGGTAGGCGGTGAACCAGCCGTTGGGCTTCTTCTGCCCGTCGACCTCCGCCGAGCCCGTCTTCGCGCCGTAGTCCGGCCCGAGCCCCGACATCGCCTCGGCGGCCGTGCCGTACGCGGCGGTGTACCGCATCAGCTCGCGCAGCTGGGACAGGGTCGAGGACGACAGCGTGCGGGACGCGGTGGCCAGCGCCCGGTGGTCCACGGAGGGCGGGACCAGGTAGGGCTGGTGGAAGGCGCCCGTGCGCACCGTCGCGGCGACCGAGGCCATGTTCAGCGGGTTCATCCGCACCCCGCCCTGCCCGATCAGCGAGGCCGCCTTCGGCGCCGCCGACTGCACCGGCACCGAGCCGTCGAAGCTCGGCACGCCGATCGCCCAGTCGTTCCGGGACAGCCCGAAGACCTGCTGGGCCTGTTTCGTCAGGTCGGCGTCGCCCAGCTTCTTCGCCTGGCTGATGAAGGCGGTGTTGCAGGAGCGGGCGAAGCTCGCCCTGAACGTGCCGCCCTTGATCTGGAAGTCGTCGTCGTTGTGGAACGTCCAGCCGCCGTAGGTGACCGTCTTCGGGCACGGGTGCGGCTTGTCCACCGAGGCCAGGCCCTTGTCGATCAGCAGCGACGAGGTGATGATCTTCATCGTGGAGCCCGGGGCCAGCGAGCCCTGGAAGGCGGTGTTGAAGCCGTGCCCGCTGTTGGCGACCGCGAGGATCTCACCCGTGGAGGGCCGCAGCAGCACCACCGAGGCCCGCGCCCGCCCGGTCACCTGCTGCTCGGCCACCGCCTGCAGGGCGGGGTCCAGCGTGGTGCGCACCGTGCCCGCGGTGCCCCTGCTCAGCTCCAGCAGCGTCTTGTCGGACAGCTTCGCCGCCCTGGCCGCCTTGCCGCGCACCACCCGCAGCTCCACGCCCGCCCTGCCGCCGGCCGTCTTGCCGTACTTCTCCCGCAGCCCGTCCAGCACCGTGCCCAGCGACGGGTACTTCGCGGCCGTCAGTTCGCCGCCGTCCCGGTCCAGCGCCTTGACCGGCGGGGTGCCCGACTCGCCGGTGACCAGCGTGTCCCCGTCCCTGAGGTCGGGGTGGACGACGGAGGCGTGCCAGTCGACCAGCGGCTTGCCGTCACCCGCCCGCCGCACGACGGTCAGCGCGCTGTCGTAGGCGAGCGGCTTGGCCAGGCCCCGGTACGACACGGTCGCCCGCACGGAGAAGGGCACCGTGTCCCCCTTGGCCGGGCCGGGAGCCAGCGTGACGTCCTTCAGGTGGGCGTCCTCGGCGGAGCCGGTGAGGAGGGCGGTGGCGGCGGACGGGTCGTCGGTGGCCGCCGCGGCCCGTGCGACGCCACCCTGCTGCCAGGCGGTGAGGAAGCGCGTGGCGGCGGTGCGCACCTCGGCCGCGGACA
This is a stretch of genomic DNA from Streptomyces sp. TG1A-8. It encodes these proteins:
- a CDS encoding SsgA family sporulation/cell division regulator yields the protein MPVVEQYARVHIVTDGEDPGAVPVLLRYDPDADPRSVRVALPGPHEWTFPRALLERGLRTPAGSGDVRVWPCGRVQAIVEFHSERGVAVVQFETRTLLRFLRRTHTAEPVHS
- a CDS encoding penicillin-binding transpeptidase domain-containing protein; this encodes MGKRRHVAGRRKTGVVVLGAVAVVAVGAGVGVYALYGGGAAADGRASTLAARPAVRTGPLSAAEVRTAATRFLTAWQQGGVARAAAATDDPSAATALLTGSAEDAHLKDVTLAPGPAKGDTVPFSVRATVSYRGLAKPLAYDSALTVVRRAGDGKPLVDWHASVVHPDLRDGDTLVTGESGTPPVKALDRDGGELTAAKYPSLGTVLDGLREKYGKTAGGRAGVELRVVRGKAARAAKLSDKTLLELSRGTAGTVRTTLDPALQAVAEQQVTGRARASVVLLRPSTGEILAVANSGHGFNTAFQGSLAPGSTMKIITSSLLIDKGLASVDKPHPCPKTVTYGGWTFHNDDDFQIKGGTFRASFARSCNTAFISQAKKLGDADLTKQAQQVFGLSRNDWAIGVPSFDGSVPVQSAAPKAASLIGQGGVRMNPLNMASVAATVRTGAFHQPYLVPPSVDHRALATASRTLSSSTLSQLRELMRYTAAYGTAAEAMSGLGPDYGAKTGSAEVDGQKKPNGWFTAYRGDLAAAGVVQAGGHGGDTAGPIVAALLRAGG